DNA from Sorangium aterium:
GGGCGCGCGCGGGCCTCGCCCCGTCGACGAGCGCGCGCAGCGCCGCGATGTGCGCGGGCCCCGTCCCGCAGCACCCGCCCACGATCGTGGCCCCCGCCTCGAGCCAGCGGCGCGCGAGCTCCGCGTAACGCGCGGCCGCCGAGCCGCGCTGGTCGACGCCAACGCCCCAGCCGAGCCCCTCGGCCTCGGCGCCCGCGTTCGCGTAGGCCCCGAACGGGACGCCGCACGCCGCGAGCCGCTCGATGTGCGCGAGCGTGCGAGTCGCAGGGGTGCAGTTGACGAGCACGGCCCTCGCGCCTCGAGAGGCCGCCTCCCGCGCGGCGAGCCCGATGTGCTCGGGCGAGAGCAGATCCGAGCCCGGACCCGCCGTGAACGACACCCATGCTTCGACGCCCGTGGCGACCGCCTCCTCGAGCGCCACGAGCGCCTCGCCGACGTGCGGGAACGTCTCGCAGAGGAGGAGGTCGACGCCCGCGCCCGCGAGCGCCTGCGCGAGCTCTCGGTGCTCCTGCCGCGCGTCGGCCGGGCTCAGGTCGGGCCGGTAGCAATCCTCGAGCGGCGCGATGCTGCCGGCGACCCGGTGCTGCGGGCCCTCGTCGCGCACGGCCTCGCGCGCCAGCGAGACCGCCCGCGCCGCCAGCTCGGCCCAGGCGGCGCCCGCCTGCCTCCGCTTCGTGCGGAACGTGTTCGCCGTGTGCACCGTCGCGCCCGCGCGCGCGTAATCCCGGTGGATCGCGCGGACCACGTCGCGGCCCCGCGCGTCGAGCAGGGCCGCGGCGCTCCAGAGCGGCGCCGGCGTCTCGACCCCGCGCGCGGCGAGCTCGGTCCCGAGCGGGCCGTCGAGGACCACGATGGCAGCCTCGGCGGCCACAGCAGTTGAACCGAGCGGCGATCTGGCCACGTCCACCATGTAGGCTCCGGTATGTCCGCGGCCGGCTCCCACGGCAACCCCTGAGTCGGGTCATGGCCCGTCTGCCGCTCGGGGTAAGCGAGTCCCCGCACAGCGCACCGTCCCGACCACTGTGCGGCAGAAAGAACGATGGAATTATCTTTCGCGCCGGGAAATTACTTGCCAGGTATGGGGGGCCTGCGGCACCGTTGAAATGAATTCATCTTCCCCTCATTCCACTCGACTCGCCGGAGTCGTGGCGTCCGACAAGCAAGCGATCGTTTGCAGGACCGACGCAGGACCGACATGGGGGAGCTCCCGCTGGCCCGCGCGAGGCCAGGCGAGCGCCGTCAGTGAGCCCATAAGAAAGGAACGCCATCATGATTCGACAGTCCATCCGTTCTTCCAAGTCGCTCGCTCTCAGTGTTGCGCTCGGCGTCATCGCAGCAGCCGGTTTTGCCGGATGCAGCGCGTCGGAGGAGGCTCCCGTCGATGACGCGGCGGCGCACGAGCGGATCACCCAGGCGGACGTCTCGAAGGCCCTCGAGACGAGCGAGTTCCTGAACCTCGACATGAGCCGAGACACGGTCTACGCCCTCGACTACTCGGGGGGGCCGATCGACTACGCGCGCATCAAGCTCTCCACCGGCAACGGCAAGGAGATCTTGCTCTCGGAGCAGATGGCCGCCATCGAGCAGGCGGACTACGGCGACTACCCGGCGCCCGCCCTGACGGAGGCGTCGGACCAGCGGTTCAGCATCTCCTCGGACGAGGCCGCCTTCGGGAAGCTGTCGGACAGCGAGCTCGACCAGCTGAAGACCGACGGGTTCTTCTACTCCGAGAAGCCCGTGTCGAGCCCCGGGGCGAAGCCGCAGAGCACCGACCCCGACTGCATCCACGCCTACTGCGAGATTTGTACCGACAACACGACCGGCGGGCACCCCGAGACCTGGCTGCCGGGGACCTTCACCTGCTACCTCATCGAGCACGTGTGGTGCTGAGCCTCGCCTGACGGACTCCTTTCCCCCTCGCTCGCAGGGCCTCGTTGATGCGTTCGCTCTCGGTTTGGTGCGTTGCGCTGCTCGCCCTCGGGGGCACGGCGTGCGGAGCAGACGGACCCGTGCTCCCGAGCGGCCTTCCCCGGCCGGCCGGGGGGATCTACTTCGACTTCGGCGCGGCGCCGGAGGAGGACCGCTTCCGCGCGCTGATGGGGTTCCCGACCCGGGATGTCGCCGGGCTCGAGAGCGCGATCGAGGACATGTACGATCCTGGGAAGCCGGACACGTTCCGGAAGTACATGTCGGTCGAGACCTGGATGGAGCGCCACGCCCCATCCGAGAGCGACGTCGCGGCCGTCGAAGACTGGCTCGTCCAGCAGAAGATGGAGATCCGAAGGCGGTCCAAAAACCGGCTCCTGCTCGAGTTCGCGGGCACGGTCGAGCAGTTCAACGCCGCGTTCGACACGGAGCTCCGCGACTTCGAGCGCGAGAACCCCTCGGCCGGCGGTAAGCCGCTGCGCACGTTCGGCGCGCTCGATCCGCTCAGGCCGCCGCAGCGGATCATCGATCTCGCGTCGGGCGTCGTCTCGGTCGAGATCCCCGCGGACACCGAGCCGCTCGCGGCCGAGGGGGGCTCGATCGAGACGGACCCTCCGCCGGAGCAGGAGAAGGGGTACACGCCCGCGCAGATCGCGCGGGCCTATGGGGTCGAAGCGCTCCACACCGGCGGCCACAGCGGGCAGGGCGTGAAGGTCGGCGTCGTGGTCGGGGCGACGTTCAAGAAGCGGGATCTCCAGTCGTTCTGGCGATCGTTCGGCATTCTCTCGCGCGACAACCCCGTCGAAGTGGTCACCGCCGATCCGATCTCCACGCGTTATGTCGAGACCACGCTGGACATGCAGTGGTCGGGCGCGATGGCGCCCGAGGCCGAGCTCATCGCGTACCAGGGGCCGGACGCGCGCACCCACTCCATCCTCTATGCGTGGAACGAGGCGATCGCTGCCGGCGAGGTGTCGGTGCTCTCGACGTCGTTCGCGCACCGCGAGGAGACGGAGGCGCAGATGATCCGGGAGCAATACAACGAGGCGGCGCGCATGGGCGCGGCGCTCGGGATGACGATCGTCGTCGCGAGCGGCGACTCGAGCAGGCCCGACGTGCCGTCGTCGAGCCCGTATGTGACGTGCGTCGGCGGGACGGTGCTCGAGCTCGGCGACGGCGGCGAGGTCGCGCGCGAGGTGGCGTGGAGCGGCTCCGGCTCGGGCCGATCGCGCGCCTTCGATACGCCGTGGTGGCAGGAGAGCGTCGTCCAGGACGCGCAGGGCACGCGCGCGGTCTCCGATGTCGCGCTGAGCGCGTCGTCGGACTCCCCGTACTGGCTCTACTTCCTGGGCGAGTGGGAGCGGCGCAGCGGCACGTCGTTCGCCGCGCCGGTGTTCGCCGGGCTGATGGCGTCGGTGAACAGCCACCGGATCGCGCAGGGCAAGCCCGTCGCCGGGTGGCTGAACCGGGCGCTGTACACCGATGCGGGCGTGCAGGCCGCCTTCCGCGACATCACCGAGGGCAAGACCCCCGAAGGGTTCAGCGCGGGGCCCGGCTGGGACTATCCGACCGGCTGGGGCGCTCCGCTCGCGGACAAGCTCGCGGAGGCGCTCCCCTAGGAAAGCGTCATCCTCTGGGTCGGATGACGTCCCCCGTCGCGCTCCTCTCGCTCTCGCTCGCTTCGCTCCCGCTCCTCGTGGCGGCGCTCGGCTGTGACCGCCCAGGCCGCTCCGTCGGCCCGACGCCCGCGCCGCCCAGCGTGGCGCCCGCCCCGGCGCGGGAAGGGGCAGCGCAGGCCGCGGACGGCGGCGCGACGCCGGCGACCGCTGCAAGAGACGCCGCGCCCGCTGCCGGCGACGCGGCCGCCGCTGTTGCGGGGGCTTCGCCGCTCCGCGCGGACGCGCCGTTCGTGGAGCTCCCTGTCGAGGGGTTCCCGACCGCCGTGGTGTCGGTGCCGATCGGCGCCACGGCGTGGCGTCCCGTGCTCATCGCGTCGCACGGCAACTACGATCGGCCCGAGTGGCAGTGCCAGGTGTGGCGCGACATCGTGGGTGACGGCGCCTTCGTCCTGTGTCCGAGGGGCGTCGCGCGGCCCGATTCGCCGTCGGCGAGCGACGTCCGCTTCACGTACGAGAGCAACGCCCGCCTGGAGCAGGAGATCGACGCGGGGCTCGCGGCGCTGCGGGCGCGCTTTCCCGAGCACGTGGATCCCGGCGCGGTGCTCTACACGGGCTTCTCGCTGGGGGCGATCATGGGCTCTGCGATCGCCGCGCGCCGGGCGGCGCTCTTCCCGCGCCTCGTGCTGGTCGAGGGCGGACATGACAAGTGGACCCCGGCGACGGCCAAGGCGTTCGCGGACGGCGGCGGGCAGCGGGTCCTCTTCGTTTGCGCGCAAGCCGGGTGCGGCGCCGCCGCTGCCGCGGCCGCCGCGCGCCTCGACAAGGCGGGGGTGCTCGCCCGCGTGGCGCGCAGCAAGGAGGCCGGCCACCGGTACGACGGGCCGGTCGCGGAGGAGACCCGACGGGCGCTGGACTGGCTGATCGACGGCGACCCACGCTGGTGAGCCGGAGCGGCGCGTGGCGCATGGGGAGCGCGCGCGATGAACTGCCGCGGCTGCTCGGCGGGTCGAGATGTCGCGCCGCGCGGGCGGCCTGGTCGGCGGGCGGCCTCTGAGCTAGACGAGGCCAGTTGCTCGTCATGGCTTGCTCTTTCCCGGATGCGCGCGCGCGCCGCCGCGGTGGTCGGCTGCGGCGCGCGTCGGCGCTCGCCGCGGCGGCGCTCGTGGCGGCATGCGGCCCGGGCGAGGAGCCGCCGGGGCGCTCGGCCGCCGCGCAGCCGGCGGCCCTGGAGCCGGCGCTCGCCGACGCGGGCGTCGTGGAGCCGCTGGACGGCGGCGCGGCCGTCGAGGCCGAGCCCGCGGCGTCCAGGGAGGCGCTGCGGCCCGGGCGCGGCGACAAGCTCGCGAGCATCGCGATGCGCACGTTCGTGTACGCCGCGCCCGAGCGCGGCGCGCTCAAGCTCGGTTACCTGCGGGCTGGCGCGATCGTCGAGCGCGCCGCGGCGCCGTCGGGCGACGCGGGGTGCGCCGGCGGGTGGTACGCCATCCATCCCCGCGGCTTCGTGTGCGTCGGCAAGGGCGCCTCGCTCGACCTGGACCACGAGATCGTCGCCGCGACGCCGGCCGGCCCGCGCCGCGGCGAGCCGTATCCGTACCGTTACGTCGTGTCGCGGAAGCCGCCGCCGCACCTCTATGTCCACCTGCCGAGCGAGGCCGAGCAGCGGCGCGTCGAGGGGCGCTCGCGCGCCCAGGGCACCCCTGCGTGGTCCCGCCGCGACGAGGCGCTCCTGGGCGAGCCGGAGCCGCTCACGCCCTTCTACGCGAGCCGCCGCGACCTGCCCAAGCCGCTCGGCGCTGCCGAGAAGGCGCGCTTCCCCGCGCACCGCGGGCGCGCGCGGGCCGACTCGGCCTTCGGCTTGATCTCCACCTTCGAGTGGACAGGGCGGCGCTTCGGACTGACGACCGAGCTCGACCTCATCCCGATCGATCGCACCTCGGCTGTCACCCCCACGGCGATGCGCGGCGTGGAGGTGAAGAGCGAGGGGACCCCCGCGTTCGTCATGCACCACGGGGTGCGCACGCTGAAGCCGGACGCCTCGGGCGAGCTCAGGCCGGACGGCTGGGCGGCGCACCGCTCCGGCTGGGTGCTCACCGGCAAGACGGCCGCCGGCGGCGCCTACGCGGAGACCGACGCGGGCGTGTGGATCCCCGCGTCCGCGCTGCGGGTCGCGCGGCTGGGCCGCGACTTCTGGGGGCACGCGGCGCGCGGAAGGAAGTGGATCGACATCTCGATCGAGCTCCAGACGCTCGTCGCCTACGAGGGCGAGCGCCCCGTCTTCGCGACCCTCGTCTCGACGGGCAGGGGCGAGCTCGGCGATCCCGCGACCACCAGCGCCACCGTGCAGGGCACGTTCTTCATCCGCGAGAAGCACGTCACGGCGACGATGGACGGCGACGAGCTCAGCGAGTCGTCCATCGACCTGCGGGACGTGCCCTATGTCCAGTACTTCCACAACAGCTACGCGCTGCACGGCGTCTACTGGCACGACGCGTTCGGCAAGGTGCGGAGCAGCGGCTGCGTGAACCTCGCGCCCGCCGATGCGGCGTGGCTGTTCGCGTGGACCGATCCCCCCGTCCCCGAGGGCTGGCACGCCGCGTTCAACGACAAGGGCGGGACGCTCGTGTACATCCACGCCTGACCGCGCGCGGGCCGGTGCGGCGACGTGTAATGCCGCCGGACCGCGCGCGCCGGCCATGCATGCAACCCGGGACGACGCTGTTGGCGATCCAACTTCCTGCGCTGAGCTCTGGAGCGGTCGAGCTCAAATGCGGCATGAAGCCGCTGCGGGGCGCGGTCGTCCTCGGGCCCCGCACGTGATCGCACTCGCCACGCTGGAGCGGCTTCCATGAAATCACCTCACCTCGCCGGTCCGAACGCCCTGCTGATGCTCGTCGCTGCGCTCGCCGGCTGCGCGCCGCGCACCCTTCCCGCGAGCTTCCCCGCGTCCTCTGCTGCCTCACCGCAGGCCGCGGAAGCTCCCTCGCCGCGGATCGGCGTCGCCCTCTCGGAGGAGCCTCCGCTGCCCGGCGAGCCCGCCGCGGGCTGGGTCGGGCTCGAGCCGGCGGGGGGCGCCGGCGCCGACCCTCACCAGCACCACCACCACCATCATCACGCCCCGGCGCCGGCGACGCCGCCGGAGGGCGGCCCGGCGGCTGCCAGGCCCGAGGAGCCTGTCCATGCGCACTGAACGCCGGCGATCGCGCGCGCTCGCCTCGCGCCTCCTGCCGCTCGTGGCAGGCCTCGCGCTCTCCTCGGCGGCCGCGGCCGGCTGCGCCGCCCCGTCGTCGACCGCCGACATGGCGCGGATCCGCGAGCTCTCCCGCGTCGAGCTCCCGCCGAGCGCGGCGTCGGAGGAGGTCGATCCGGAGCCGGCCGCCGGCGCGCGCGCCCTCGGCCAGGCGCCGCGGCGGCCGCTCACCGCGGACGCCGCGGTGCGGATCGCGCTGCTCAACAACCGCGAGCTGCGCGCCGTGCTGAAGGAGGTCGGCGTCGCCCGGGGCAACCTCGAGCAGGCGGGCAAGCTCCCGAACCCGGAGATCGCGATCGGGGTGACGCCGCTGCAGGAGGGGGTCGAGCACGCGCACCTCGAGCTCGGGGTCGAGATCGACCTCACGTCGGCGCTCCTCTCGCCGCTCCACGCGAGGGCGGCGCGCTCGGAGCACGAGGCCGCGCGCTACCGCGCCGCGGGCGCGGTCGTCGATCTCGGCTACCAGGTGCGCGCCGCGTTCTACGCCGTGCAGGCGGCGGAGCAGCGCCTGGGCATCGCGAACCGCGCGCTCGACGCGTTCGCCGCGGCCCGCGACGCCGCCCGCGCGCTCTTCGAGGCGGGCAACGTCCCGGAGCTCGACGTGGCGACGCAGGAGGCGGGTTACGAGGAGGCCCGCGTCACGGCCGCGCAGATCGAGCTGGAGCTCCTCTCGCAGCGCGAGCGGCTCACCCGGCTGCTCGGCCTCTCCGGCGCGGCGACCTCCTGGACGATCGCCGGCGCGGTCCCGGCGGCGCCCGACGCGCTCGCCACGCCGCCGCGCGCGGAGTCCCTGGCCTTGCGGGCGAGCCTCGAGCTCGCGGAGCTGCGCAGCCGGCTCGAGGCGGCGGCGGGGCGCGCCGGGGCCTTGCGCGCCGAGGGCTGGGTGCCGGACGTGGCGCTCGGCGTTCACGGCGAGCGGGAGCTCGGCGCGAGCGACGAGGCGCACGAGCACCCGTGGGTCGTCGGCGCCGAGGTCCGCCTCTCGCTCCCGCTCTTCGATCGGCGGCAGGGCGCCGAGGCCGCGCAGGCGGCGGAGTTCGACGGCCTGCTGGAGCGCTACCACGGGCGCGCCGTCGACGTCCGCTCGGCGGTCCGCGAGGCGCGCAACCGGCTGGTGTTCGCGCACGCGCGCGCGCAGCACTACGCGCGCGTGATCCTCCCGGCGCGCAAGCGGGTCCTGGAGCAGACGTTGCTCCAGTACAACGCGATGCAGGTCGGCGTCTTCCAGCTGCTCTCGGCGCGCCGAGAGCAGCTCGACGCCGAGCTCGCGGCGGTCGAGGCGCTGCGCGAGCACTGGACGGCGAAGGCTGCGTTCGACGCGCTCCTGGCAGGGCGCCGCGTCGAGGCCGCGGGGGCCGGAGCTCCCGCGGCGATGCCGAGGGCCTCGGCCACCGGCGAAGGAGGGCATTGACATGGACCGACGTGCTTTCATCCACGCGGGCGGTCTGGCCGCCGGCGCCGCCATCCTCACGCAAGGGCTCGCCCATGCGCAGCAGCGCCCTGGCGCGCCGCCCGCTGCGGGCGCCGCGACGCCCCCGCCTCGCCGGACCGCCGCGCCCGGGGGGCAGCCCGCCGTGGTGACACCGAACGGCAGCACGCTCCCGCTGCGGGTGGTGGACGGCGTGAAGGTCGGCCACCTCGTGGCGGGCCCCCTCGAGCACGAGATCGCCCCCGGCCTGAAGAGCGAGGTGTGGGGCTACAACGGGAGCACGCCCGGCCCGACCATCGAGGCGGTCGAGGGCGATCGCCTGCGCATCTACGTGACGAACTCCCTGCCGGAGGCCACCACGGTCCACTGGCACGGCCTCGTGCTGCCGAACGGCATGGATGGAGTCGCCGGGCTCACCCAGCCCCCGATCGCGCCCGGCGAGACGTATGTTTACGAGTTCGTCGTGCGGTATCCGGGGACGTACATGTACCACTCGCATTTCGACGAGATGACCCAGATCGCGCTGGGCGCGGTGGGGATGTTCGTCGTGCACCCGAGGAGGCCCAGGGGCCCGCGCGTGGACAGGGATTTCGTGCTGATGACGCACGAGTGGAAGATCAACGCGGGGGCGCGCCGGCCCGATCCGAACGCGATGAGCGACTTCAACGTCCTCACGTTCAATGGCAAGGCGTTCCCCGCGACGGCGCCGCTCCTCGTCGGCCGCGGCGAGCGCGTGCGCGTGCGCCTCGGGAACCTCGGCCCGATGGATCACCACCCGATCCACCTGCACGGCCTGTCGTTCCAGGTCACGGCGACGGACGGCGGGTTCGTCCCCGAGTCGGCGCAGTACCCGGAGACGACGGTCCTTGTCCCGGTCGGCAGCACGCGGGTCATCGAGTTCGTCCCCGAGGAGCCGGGCGACTGGGCGGTGCACTGCCACATGACCCATCACACGATGATGCAGATGGGCCATGGCCTGCCGAACATGGTCGGCGCCGCGACCCGCGCGCTCGATCGGCGGATGGGCCGCGTGATGCCCGGCTACATGACGATGGGGACCACGGGGATGGGCGGCATGGGCGAGATGCCCATGCCTATCCCCGCGAACAGCCTGCCGATGCGCGGCGGGGCCGGGCCGTTCTCGTACATCGACATGGGGGGAATGTTCACCGTCCTCAAGGTCCGCGACGAGCCGGACAAGGCGGACCCGGCCGGGTGGTATGTGCACCCGGCCGGCACCGTGGCCGGACCGGCGAGCGCCGAGCGGATGCGGGCGGACGGCATCGACCCCGCTTCGGGTGGGAAGCCGGGCGGGTGAACCTTTCGGCGTGAGCGAAAGCTCGCGGCCGGCATCTCGTCCGCGCATCGAATCGAGAGGGCCGGGGGCTCGGGCTGACTGCGGCGTTGCGGGTCGGCCGTCTCGATGGACACACGGGGCGCGGCCCCGCGACCACAGGTCAGCCAAAATCTTCAGCGATTTCAATGAGCCAGAAGCGGTCCACGCCTTGCCATATCCGGTGGCGAGGCCGGGACGCCCCGGATCGCGGAGGAGTGCTTCGATGGCAATGAAGATGGCTCGACGGATGACGTTTCTGGCGCTTTGCACGGTCTCGCTCGCCGGCTGCGGCGAGCGTCACGACGCGCGGCCTCCGGCGCAGGCCGCTGCCGCGAGCCCCGCGGCGACGCAGTGCCCCGAGCCTGCAGCCGCGACGGCGGCGGCGCCCGCAGGCCCGCCGGCCGCGACGGTGACGGCGCCCGCGCCGGACGCGAACGTCGTGGCGGACAAGGGGAGCAAGGGGAGCCGCGAGGCCAAGGAGAAGGGGAGGGGGGCGGCGGAGCTGAAGGTGAAGCGGCTGGTGATCGCGGAGGGGGTGAAGGACCGCGAGCCGGTGGCGCCGGGGACGACGTTCCACGCGCCGGAGACCCCGCGGCTCTATGCGTTCCTGGAGGTCGAGAACCGGAGCGACGCGGAGGGCGAGGTGACGGTGGCGTTCGTCCCGCCGGGCGGCGGGGCGCCGGTGGGGAACGTGACGCTCGGGGTCGGGCCGTCGCCGCGGTGGCGGACGTGGGCGTTCACGCGCGGGGCGCGGCAGGCGGGGGAGTGGACGGCGGTCGTGCGGTCGGAGACGGGCGAAGAGCTCGCGCGCGCGCCGTTCGAGGTGACGCTGTAGCCGAGGGCGGCGAGGCCCGGGAGGCGCCGGTCGTCGTCAGCGCGTCAGGGCGCGTCCTGCGGCGCTTCTCCCATCGCATCCTGCTCGAAGACGCCCAGGTACACCTGGTCGACGTCGAGCGCGCTGCCGAGGGAGGACAGCGCTGCGTGCTCGCCGGGGCCGTGGATCCGGAGCAGCCAGCTGCCGTCAGGCTGCCGCGTGAAGACCTCGATTCGCGGCGCCTTCTGCGATGCGAGCACGTACTCCTCGAGCGACGGTAGCGTCCGGTACTGGGCGAACTTGTCCCCGCGATCATAGGCCTCGCTGGATTCGGAGAGCACCTCGACGATGACACGTGGGTTCAGGAGCGTGTCGCGCTGCTCGTCTTCGAACTCGGGACGCGCGCAAACGACGGCGCCATCGGGGTACACGTAGCGGCGCGTGGCGGCGATCTTGATGCGCATGTCGGAGGTGAGCACCCGGCACCCCCGACCGCGGATCGCGTTCCGCAGCTCACCGATGATGTTCGCGGCGATCGCGCTGTGCTCCAGCGTGCCGCCCGCCATGGCGAAGAGCTCACCGTCCGCGTATTCGTGGCGAAGCGGCGACGAACGCTCGAAGTCCAGGTATTCCTGCGGCGAAAGGCCGGTGCGGACCGCGGCTTGTGCCATGTCCCGCAGTTTCACCCGGGAGACGGAGCGCGTCCACGGGCGAGAGCTCCGCCGATGCGCAGCGGGCAGGACCCTTCCTGCGGCGTCAGGCGGGCACGAGCTCGACGAGCGTGAGCTCTGGCGGACAGTTGATGCGGACCGGCAGCCAGCCTCCGGCGCCGGCGTTGACGTGGAGGCGCCGGCCGCGGTGCTCGTAATGCCCGTTGTGGTAGAGCCCGGCGGGCAACATCGGCGTGAGGGCGTAATCGCCGATGCGGCCGAGCGAGATCTGCCCGCCGTGCGTGTGGCCGGACAGCATCAGATCGAACGGCAGCTCGCGGGCGGTGCGGAACGTGCCCGGATGGTGGCTGAGGACGACGCGCGGCGCGCCGTCGTCCCGCATCTGGCCTAGCGCTCGATCCAGTCCGTCGCGCGTCGGGCGCCGGGCGGGCTCTCCCGGGCGCGCGCGGCTCGGGTAGTCGATGGCGCCCATCCACAGGTGATCGCTGCCGATGCGGACCTCCCGCGCCTCGTCGACGAGCACCTGGGCGCCCGCTTCCTCGAGGCCCTTCACGATCGTCCCCACGTCGGCCGATCGCGCGGCGATGTACTCGTGGTTGCCCATGGAGAAGAAGAGCTGCCCTCGGGCGGGGCGCAGGCCCCGGAGCAGCCGCGCGGACAGCTCGAGCTGCGAGACGTGGTGATCGAGCAGATCGCCGGTGACGACGTGGATGTCCGCGCGTACCGCGTTCATGGCGTCGCGGAGCTCGTCGAGCCGCTCCGCGTCCATGAAGCTGCCGACGTGCACGTCGCTGAGCTGCGCGATGGTGACGCCGTGCAGGCTCGTCAGCTCGCGGCGCACCGGCAGCGCGAGCCTCACCACGACCGGTCGTTGCCGCGACGCGAGCACGCCGCCCATCGAGACCGCGACCGCCGCCGCCGGCAGCGCCCATGTCGCGCCGACGACGAGGCGGCGGCGGCGCTCGTCGACGGCCTCCGGTCGGGCCGCGATATCCGCTGGCGCGGGGATGTCCTGAGCGGCCGGGTTGGCCTCGGCGCCGCCGCTGGCCTGGCTGTTCGTGGTGGTCTGGGCATCGAGCGCAATCGGGGCGTTTCGGCGCGGCTGGAGCCGATGGAGCGCCCGGACGGCCGCGCACGCGAGCGTGACGAGCCCGAGGAGCAACCCGTAGAGGAGCAGGCCCACCTGCATGCCCATGGCGATCAGCGCCAGCGGCTCCGGCGCGTGGCGCTGGAGCGCGCGTAACCCCGAGAAGCTCGCTGCGGCCATGAGCAGCGCCGGGAGCGCGGCCAGCAGCAGCCCCGCAGCGCAGAGCGCGCTGATCATCGCTCCATGTCGAGGGAACGCCGCGCGGAGCCGCCGCCAGAGGATCAGGCCGAGGAGGCCGTTGACGAGCGTGACGACGAGGCCGCCGAGCTGGTACACGCGACGGAAAGTAGCATCGCGCCGATCGCGCGTCCGGCCGCGGCCCGCCGGCTGCGCCTAGGATCCAGCTCCTCCGTCAGGCACCTCGGCGTCGACCGGGATCTCCCTTGCTTCGAGCCCCTCGAGCGGCGCCTTGCCCGACAGCGCGTCGAGGTCGCCGCGCGCGTCCCGGAGGTAGCCATTGAAGAACGCGGCGAGGTAGCCCATCGCGATCGCCTGCTGCTCGCGCCGCGAGAGCCCGGCGTG
Protein-coding regions in this window:
- a CDS encoding metallophosphoesterase, whose product is MYQLGGLVVTLVNGLLGLILWRRLRAAFPRHGAMISALCAAGLLLAALPALLMAAASFSGLRALQRHAPEPLALIAMGMQVGLLLYGLLLGLVTLACAAVRALHRLQPRRNAPIALDAQTTTNSQASGGAEANPAAQDIPAPADIAARPEAVDERRRRLVVGATWALPAAAVAVSMGGVLASRQRPVVVRLALPVRRELTSLHGVTIAQLSDVHVGSFMDAERLDELRDAMNAVRADIHVVTGDLLDHHVSQLELSARLLRGLRPARGQLFFSMGNHEYIAARSADVGTIVKGLEEAGAQVLVDEAREVRIGSDHLWMGAIDYPSRARPGEPARRPTRDGLDRALGQMRDDGAPRVVLSHHPGTFRTARELPFDLMLSGHTHGGQISLGRIGDYALTPMLPAGLYHNGHYEHRGRRLHVNAGAGGWLPVRINCPPELTLVELVPA